GTGGCAATCGCCGAAGTTTTCCCCTGGGTGTAGTAGAGATGGGCTTCGTAGGCCCGCTTCAGGGTTTCAGGTGTTACGGAAGTCCGTTCGTCCTCGCAGACCAAGCCGCTGGGTTCTAGGTAGCTCGTTGTTGGGTCGTAGCTGAGTTGGGCGGTGGAATCACTCATAGGGGCCATACCTAAGCGGGGGTCAGTGAACGTGGCGCCGGGGCTGGCTGCTGCTCGATGCTTCGCATATAGCGAATCAGATCCAACATGCGATTGCTGTATCCCCATTCGTTGTCGTACCAAGCGATCACTTTGAAGAAGCGATCGTTGAGAGCCATGCCAGCGGTGGCATCAAAAATGCTGGAGTGGGAATCGCCGATGAAGTCACTCGAAACGAGGTCATCCTCGGTATAGCCCAGAATGCCCTGCAGGGATGTTGCGGCTGCTTCTTGCATGGCTGCACAGATGGCTGTGTAGCTAGTGGCCCGCTGACTCCGAAACGTGAGATCCACCACAGAGACGTCGGCAGTCGGAACTCGTAGCGCCATGCCGGTTAGGTGGCCTTGGAGTTCTGGAAGGACTAACCCCACGGCTTTCGCTGCACCGGTGCTCGCAGGAATGATGTTTTGGGCAGCGCTGCGACCGCCGCGCATATCTTTGCGACTGGGGCCATCCACAGTGGGTTGGGTCGCTGTGACGGCATGGATGGTTGTCATCAATCCGTCTTCAATGCCGCAGTGATCCTGCAACACCTTGGCTACAGGGGCGAGGCAGTTGGTGGTGCAACTGGCGTTGGAGACAATCCGATGGCGATCGGGGTTGTACTGCTGATGGTTGACGCCGTAGACAAAGGTTGGTACGCGATCGGGGTTTTTCTCAGAAGTTGGGGCAGAAATCACCACCCGTTGAGCCCCTGCTTCGAGGTGGCGGCTGGCAGCTACATAGTCGGTGAATCGTCCTGTGGCCTCAATGACCACATCAACCCCGAGATCCCCCCAAGGAATGGCTGCTGGGTCCGTTTCGGAAAAGCATTGGATGCAGCGATCGCCGGCACAAATCCGATTCTCTTCTGCGCGTACCGACTGCTGTAAACGTCCGTGGGTTGAGTCGTAGTGCAGCAGATAGGCGAGATTCTTGGCAGGAACGAGATCATTAATCGCCACAAAATCGAGTTGCGGATCCTCGAAGCCAGCACGCAAGCAGAGACGACCAATACGACCAAAGCCGTTAATTCCAACACGAATTCTGGACATAGTCGGCAGGAGAGGGGAATTGCCCTGACTATAGACAGGGGATCACGAGGGGCGATCAGCCTTAAGAGGAATGAAAGAAAGCCGTAGTGCTTTGCAATGCTCCCCTCAGATAAAGTCCCGCTCAAGTTGCCTGAGCGATCGCTGGCTGGACTGGTAGAACCGGCAAGACATGGTTGAATGAAGGCGACCTGTTTATCTGGCTCACCCATGCCTGCGATCGCCTCGCGCTGTCTCTTATTACTGCTGTGTTTTGTGCCGCTCGCAGCATGTCGCAGCTTGGGGGGGAATGAGGCTGAGAGCAATAGTCGATTGAACCAAGTGCAGGCGCGGGGCAAGTTGCTCTGCGGAGTTGAAGGCCGACTGCCAGGCTTTAGTTTTCTGGATGCCCAAGGGAACTATAGCGGCTTAGATGTCGATATGTGTAAGGCGATCGCTGCAGCTCTGTTCAACGATCCCAACGCGATCGAATATCGCAGTCTGGATTCTGTAGAACGCTTTCCAGCCTTGGCCAGTGGTGAAGTCGATCTTCTCTCACGCAATACGACTTGGACCTTGAGCCGAGATGCCAAAGGGGGCAACAACCTTGAATTTGCTCCGACGACCTTTTACGACGGCCAAGGGCTAATGGTGCGTCGAAATAGTGGCATCCGATCGCTGTCGGATTTTCAAGGGAAAGCAATCTGTGTAGAGACAGGCACCACCTCGGAACTCAACCTCGCCGATACGATGCGAGAGCTGGGCGTGAAGTATCAAGAAGTCAAATTCCCGAATTCGGATGCCACCTACGCGGCTTATGCACAGGGGCGCTGTGAAGGGGTGACCTCCGATCGCTCGCAGCTCGCAGCTCGCCGCACGACCTTGTCCGATGCCGATCAGCACCAACTACTGGATGCGGTGATCTCTAAAGAGCCCCTCAGCCCAGCCACGATGAATAACGATTCCCCTTGGTTTGACGTCGTCAAATGGGTGGTCAACGCCACAATTCAGGCTGAGGAATTTGGCATCACTCAAGCCAACATCGATCAGTTCAAGACCTCGAAAAATCCGGAAATCCGTCGCTTCCTCGGGCTAGAAGGAAAGTTAGGAGAACAACTCGGCCTCAGCAATGATTTTGCCTATCGCGCTGTCAAAGCCGTCGGTAACTATGGCGAAATTTACGAGCGGAATGTTGGGCAGCAGTCCCCGCTGAAGCTGAATCGAGGCCTCAACCAGCTCTACAAGAATGGTGGCCTGCTCTACTCGCCGCCATTCCGTTAATTGGCTATGCCTTTTCGTCTGAAGTTGCAAGGATCGCTCTGGCGGGATGAGCGGGTCTGGCGCTGGGTCTGGCAAGGACTGGTGCTGGTGTTGGTGATTGCTGGCGCAATTTGGCTGGTTGATAACCTGCTTTACAACTTGTCGCAGCGCGGCCTGAGTCTGACCTTCGACTGGCTGGAGCAACCCGCAGGGTTCAACATTGGCGAGTCGGCGATCGCCTACCAAACAGCAGATAGCTACGCTCGTGCGCTCGTTGTTGGGTTAGTCAATAGCCTGCGAGTCATTGCGATCGGATTAGTGCTGACGACGGTTGTTGGTACCCTCGCTGGCGTTGCGGCGTTCTCCGAAAACTGGTTACTACGGCAACTCAGTCGCGGTTATGTTGCAGTCGTCCGCAATACGCCGCTTCTCCTGCAATTGATCGTTTGGTATTTCCCGATTCTGCTGAGTTTGCCAGCAGCCCAGCAGCCTTGGCACTGGCTGGGCAGTCTTTACCTGAGTAAACAGGGGATCTATGTGCCTTGGCCCCAGACCCCCGGCTGGCTCATCTTAGTTATTGCAGTGGCCGCAGTCTCGTTCGCGGCTTGGCTGGGACGACGGCGATCACGACGGGATCTGCGCTGGTTCTATGGGGCGATCGCTGCGATCGCCCTCCTGATGCTACTGACTCAACTGAGCTGGCCGCAACAGATTCAACCGGGACAAATTCGGGGCGGCTTGCGGCTATCGCTAGAGTTCACGGCCCTGTTGCTGGGCTTGGTCGCCTATACCGGTGCCTTTATCGCCGAAATCATTCGCGGCGGCATTCTGTCGGTGCCAGCAGGACAATGGGAAGCGGCAGCAGCCTTGGGGCTGACTCGAGGCCAAACCCTCTGGCAAATTGTGGTGCCCCAAGCCCTGCGGGTGATTGTGCCCTCACTCAATAGTCAGTACGTGGGCTTTGCCAAAAACTCAAGTCTGGCGATCGCGGTTGGCTATCCCGATCTCTATGCCACGGCTCAAACAACCCTAAACCAAACAGGACGACCGGTTGAGGTGTTTGCGATTTTGATGCTGACCTATCTCGCTATCAATGCCGTGATTTCCCTAGGGATGAATGGCCTGCAAAATCGCCTGCAGCGCCGGGGAGTACGTTGACATGATGCAGTCAACAGACTGGACTCCGCCTCGGCTGACTCCGATTGCTTGGCTGCGGCAAAACCTGTTTAGTTCTTGGCTGAACAGTGTCATCACGCTGGTTTTGATCGCTGTGATCGCCGGGATCGTTGGCCGCTTGGGTTTCTGGATTACGACGGAAGCTCGCTGGACGGTGCTGGTCGACAACTGGACACTGTTTTTTGTCGGGCGCTATCCGGCTGCCGAGCAGTGGCGACTCTGGCTATGGCTAGTGCTGCTCAGCCCAACTCTTGGTCTGACTTGGGGCTGTCTGGCGACTGAAGCCTATCGCTGGCGCCGGCGATCGCTCTGGGGGTGGGCGCTCTTTGCGGCAGCAATTGCACTGATTCCTCTGCCTTGGTGGCCTCACAAGCTGGGACTGACGGCGATCGCTGCTGGTGTGCCAGCCACGAGTTGGTTCGCTCAGCGCTGTCGCGGTCAAGGCTGGCTCCGCTTGCTGCCCAGTCTCTGGGGCATTCTCTTTCTGGTGGGGCTGTGGATCCTGCAAGGAGGCTTGGGTCTACGGCCTGTGTCCAGCAATGACTGGAGTGGCCTCTTGCTGACCCTAGCAACAGCACTGCTAAGTATGGTGCTCTCCTTGCCGGTCGGCATTGTGCTGGCGCTGGGTCGCCAAAGCACGCTGCCAGCAATCCGCTGGCTATCGATCACCTACATTGAGCTATTTCGCGGACTCCCCCTGATCACCATCCTCTTCTTTGGACAGGTGATGGTGCCCCTGATGCTGGATGCAGAGTGGCGGATCGATCGCGTTCTACGGGCAGTTATTGGCCTGACGATTTTTCTGTCGGCATACTTAGCAGAAACGGTGCGAGGGGGTCTGCAAGCCATTCCCCATGGCCAGTTTGAAGCGGCTTCTGCCTTGGGGCTCAATCTGTTCCAAACCTATCAGTTCATTGTGCTGCCGCAGGCGCTCCGCATCTCCATCCCTGCGATCGTCGGACTCTTCCTCAACCTCTTGCAGGACACAACGCTGCTCTCAATCGTTGGCTTGCTGGAACTGCTCGGTATCAGTCGATCCATCTTGGCGAATCCGGCCTACCTCGGTCGCTATGCTGAGGTCTATCTGTTCTTGGGTGTGCTTTACTGGCTGTGCTGCTATGGTCTGGCCCAGCTCAGTCGGCGCTTAGAACAACGACTTACTCCCCAGCGCTAGAACGATCAGTGTGAACGAATGACCACTCTAGGACGGCAACCCGAACCTGTGACTGCGATCGCTTCAGCCCCAGAGACGATGATCCACGCCGAGGGGGTCGAAAAATGGTACGGCAATCAGTTCCATGCCCTCCGCGGCGTGAGTTTGACCGTGAAGCGCGGCGAAGTGGTTGTGATGATGGGGCCGTCGGGGTCGGGCAAATCGACCTTCCTGCGCACCCTCAATGCGCTCGAATCACATCAGCGCGGTGAAATTCGCATCGAAGGCCATCGATTAAGCCACGATCGCCGCGATATTGCCACCATTCGCCAAGAAGTGGGGATGGTCTTCCAGCAGTTCAATCTGTTTCCGCACCTGACGGTGCTCCAGAACCTGATGCTGGCACCCGTACAAGTGCGACGCTGGCCGGTTGCGCAAGCGGAAGCCACAGCCCGGCAACTGCTGGAGCGGGTGCGGATCGCAGAACAAGCAGATAAGTATCCCGGTCAGCTCTCCGGTGGACAGCAACAACGGGTGGCGATCGCCCGCGCCTTGGCGATGCAGCCGCGCATTCTCCTGTTTGATGAACCAACCTCTGCCCTCGATCCAGAGATGGTGCGCGAAGTGCTGGATGTGATGCGCGATCTCGCGAGCGAAGGGATGACCATGCTAGTGGCGACCCATGAAGTTGGCTTTGCCCGCGAAGTTGCCGATCGCGTCATTTTGATGGCTGACGGGCAAATTGTTGAAGAGGCTCCGCCTGATCGCTTCTTTACAGCGCCGCAGAGCGATCGAGCTAAACAGTTTTTGGCACAAATTCTCTAGCCATGACAGGACTGTGGATTGGTTTACTGGCTTTGGCGATCGCCCCGCCCTTGCGAGGACCCGAGGCGATTCAAGCGCTACTGACAACCAATCAATGCTTGGGCTGTAACTTCTATGCTGCAGACTTTCGGTTTCGCCGCTTGCCCAAGGCTCAGCTCGCCAAAGCCCTGTTGGCAGAAGCAGACCTGTCGTTCGTGGATCTGCGCGGAGCTGATTTGCGTGGCAGCAGTCTTGCCGGGGCTGATTTGACGGGTGCCGATCTGACCGGTGCAGATCTACGTGGTGCCAACCTCAGTCGTGCCATTCTGACGCGATCACGGCTGACGGGTGCCCAACTTGCAGGCGCGAATTTGCGCGAAGCCTATCTGTTAAATGCGATCGATCCCGATCTCCGGCAGGCCCAATTCTGTGAAGCCACCCTGCCCAATGGTCAATTCGGATCGTTCTGCCAACTGCCGCCACCCAGTGGTCGCTAGCTGATGCGCAGTCAGTGGCGGAGTCAAGATTGGCTGGCTTACTACCGCAGTCTTGCGACGGCGACTTTCACGGTAGTCGATGTCGAAACGACGGGCTTTCATCCACCCCAAGCTCGGGTGATTGAGCTGGGAATTCTGCAGGCCACACTCTCCGAGGGGATCCAGTCCCAGCTGGCGGAGCTGATCAATCCGGGAGTCCCGATTCCTGAGGCGATCGCCCGGTTCACGGGCATCACGGCGGAGATGCTTGCTACAGCTGGGCCGCCAAAATCTGTATTGCCCCCTATGCTGCCGCAGCTCCAGACTGGGATCCTGGTGGCGCATAACCTGGCTTTTGACTATCGCTTTCTGACGGCGGAATATCAGCGACTGGGTTTAAACTTTGAGCGATCGCCCGCGGAACAACTCTGCACTGTACAAATGTCGCGCCAACTCTTGGCTGACTTACCGTCGCGGAGCTTGCCCCAACTGGTGCAGCACTTTGGCTTTCCGGTTGGCCAAAGCCATCGGGCAGCTGCGGATGTCGAAGCCTGCTGGCGACTTCTAGCATTGCTCTTGCAGCAAATCCAAGACAGTGACGATCAGGAAATCTTGCAGCGTCTTGGGCAGGAATGGTTACCGCTGCCGTTCGCTGCTCAGCTGCTGAATTGTTCCCGCAGTCAAGCACAAAAACAGCTAGAGACCTTGGCATCAGTTGAGCCGCGGTACTCTAGCCGCAATAGTACGCCTCTGTATCGGCGGGTTTGGGTGGAGGCGCTACTGCCCAATACTTAGCCGCGATCATTGCGGGTTCAGTGCGAGCCTAAACGTCATACATCCGGCATTCGTCGGCATTGGGGAACTCATCGCAGTAGTTGCGATAGGCTTTCTCCCGCAGTGTTTTTTCGGGATGGTGAGCGGCTTCTGCCTGCAGTTCTTCGAGGATGTCCCATGCGACGCGGCATTGTGGATCATCTTTGCCAAAGGTGGCGCAGGTTTGGCGTGCTTCGCTGCGAGCTTCGGTAATGCGGTCTTGAAGTGTGAGGGTCATGATTCAAAGTCCTCAAGGGCTGAAAGTCATTGATTCAGGGTGTCAGAAGGCGATCGCTCCACTGTCTGAGCTGCTGACCCAGACGATGACGGCCTCGTTGCCAGGCCTGTTTCCAGAATTCCCAGATCTGGGCTGATTGAGCGGCGAATGGGGCTTGAGACTGGGCTTTGATCAAGGTCACGACCCAGCGATCGCCTTCCACTGCAGTCAGGTACTGGTCTGCTCGCACGGCACAGGGCAAAGTCAACAATTGTTGTGCGAACTGCCAGCGATAGCCATAGGGACTGCAGAGTTGGCTATAGCCTTGCAGTCGTAAGCAGTCGTTCTGGATTTGAACCCGAATTGTTTCGGGATCCCACTGGTTGAGCGGGAGGCTGAGCCGCAGTGTGCTGGGTGTTTCCTCCATTTGCAGCGCTGCGTTCATCACAATCGGAGTCCAGTTGAGGGCAGGGTCGGCAATTCCTGATCGCCACTGCAGCAATCGCAACATCGTGAGGTCTCCACTGGAGAACACTTCGATCATTCCCCGGTTGATGGGCGATTGGGGGACGGGAAACCGAAGTGCAAGCAGAGGGGGTTACCGCTCAGCACGCGTCTCAGAAAAGAGGGGCCGCATGATAGAATGAGCTTGCGAAGAAGCCTTGCAATAGCTTGATTTTGCGGCAGTTTAGGCCGCTTTTTTCGCTACTTTTCCCGACCTCAGTACTGGAGACAATCCGCCCATGAGTGCCCAGGAGCGCATCATCCAGACTGACCTGCGCAACGAGATGTCGCGTTCCTACCTCGAGTACGCGATGAGCGTCATCGTTGGGCGCGCACTTCCCGATGCTCGCGATGGCCTCAAACCCGTTCACCGTCGCATTCTCTATGCGATGTATGAGCTGGGCTTGACGCCCGATCGCCCCTTCCGGAAATGTGCGCGGGTCGTCGGGGAAGTGTTGGGTAAATATCACCCCCACGGCGACACAGCGGTCTATGACGCCTTGGTGCGCATGGCCCAAGATTTTTCGATGCGATCGCCGCTGATCGATGGCCATGGCAACTTTGGCTCGATCGACAACGATCCACCAGCCGCGATGCGGTACACCGAGTCGCGCCTCAAGCCGCTGACGACCGATGGCTTGCTGCAGGACATCGAAGCCGAAACCGTCGACTTCAGCGATAACTTCGATGGTTCTCAGCAAGAACCGACTGTTCTGCCGGCACGGTTGCCCCAGCTACTGCTGAATGGCTCCTCGGGCATTGCCGTCGGCATGGCGACCAACATTCCGCCCCACAATCCCGCGGAACTGATCGCCGGTGTGATTGCTCTGATCCATAACCCTGAGATCAGCGATCGCGAGTTGATGCGCCACATTCCGGGACCGGACTTCCCGACCGGTGGCCAAGTTCTGGGTGCGGCGGGTATTCGTGATGCCTACCTGACCGGCAAAGGCTCAATCACGATGCGCGGCGTGGCAACGATCGACACGATCGAAGCGCCAGGGCGTCCGGTGCGCGACGCGATCATCATCACGGAGTTGCCCTATCAGACCAACAAAGCGGCGCTAATCGAGCGAATCGCCGACATGGTCA
The sequence above is a segment of the Synechococcus elongatus PCC 11801 genome. Coding sequences within it:
- the gap gene encoding type I glyceraldehyde-3-phosphate dehydrogenase; translation: MSRIRVGINGFGRIGRLCLRAGFEDPQLDFVAINDLVPAKNLAYLLHYDSTHGRLQQSVRAEENRICAGDRCIQCFSETDPAAIPWGDLGVDVVIEATGRFTDYVAASRHLEAGAQRVVISAPTSEKNPDRVPTFVYGVNHQQYNPDRHRIVSNASCTTNCLAPVAKVLQDHCGIEDGLMTTIHAVTATQPTVDGPSRKDMRGGRSAAQNIIPASTGAAKAVGLVLPELQGHLTGMALRVPTADVSVVDLTFRSQRATSYTAICAAMQEAAATSLQGILGYTEDDLVSSDFIGDSHSSIFDATAGMALNDRFFKVIAWYDNEWGYSNRMLDLIRYMRSIEQQPAPAPRSLTPA
- a CDS encoding amino acid ABC transporter substrate-binding protein; this encodes MKATCLSGSPMPAIASRCLLLLLCFVPLAACRSLGGNEAESNSRLNQVQARGKLLCGVEGRLPGFSFLDAQGNYSGLDVDMCKAIAAALFNDPNAIEYRSLDSVERFPALASGEVDLLSRNTTWTLSRDAKGGNNLEFAPTTFYDGQGLMVRRNSGIRSLSDFQGKAICVETGTTSELNLADTMRELGVKYQEVKFPNSDATYAAYAQGRCEGVTSDRSQLAARRTTLSDADQHQLLDAVISKEPLSPATMNNDSPWFDVVKWVVNATIQAEEFGITQANIDQFKTSKNPEIRRFLGLEGKLGEQLGLSNDFAYRAVKAVGNYGEIYERNVGQQSPLKLNRGLNQLYKNGGLLYSPPFR
- a CDS encoding amino acid ABC transporter permease, translated to MPFRLKLQGSLWRDERVWRWVWQGLVLVLVIAGAIWLVDNLLYNLSQRGLSLTFDWLEQPAGFNIGESAIAYQTADSYARALVVGLVNSLRVIAIGLVLTTVVGTLAGVAAFSENWLLRQLSRGYVAVVRNTPLLLQLIVWYFPILLSLPAAQQPWHWLGSLYLSKQGIYVPWPQTPGWLILVIAVAAVSFAAWLGRRRSRRDLRWFYGAIAAIALLMLLTQLSWPQQIQPGQIRGGLRLSLEFTALLLGLVAYTGAFIAEIIRGGILSVPAGQWEAAAALGLTRGQTLWQIVVPQALRVIVPSLNSQYVGFAKNSSLAIAVGYPDLYATAQTTLNQTGRPVEVFAILMLTYLAINAVISLGMNGLQNRLQRRGVR
- a CDS encoding amino acid ABC transporter permease: MMQSTDWTPPRLTPIAWLRQNLFSSWLNSVITLVLIAVIAGIVGRLGFWITTEARWTVLVDNWTLFFVGRYPAAEQWRLWLWLVLLSPTLGLTWGCLATEAYRWRRRSLWGWALFAAAIALIPLPWWPHKLGLTAIAAGVPATSWFAQRCRGQGWLRLLPSLWGILFLVGLWILQGGLGLRPVSSNDWSGLLLTLATALLSMVLSLPVGIVLALGRQSTLPAIRWLSITYIELFRGLPLITILFFGQVMVPLMLDAEWRIDRVLRAVIGLTIFLSAYLAETVRGGLQAIPHGQFEAASALGLNLFQTYQFIVLPQALRISIPAIVGLFLNLLQDTTLLSIVGLLELLGISRSILANPAYLGRYAEVYLFLGVLYWLCCYGLAQLSRRLEQRLTPQR
- a CDS encoding amino acid ABC transporter ATP-binding protein; its protein translation is MTTLGRQPEPVTAIASAPETMIHAEGVEKWYGNQFHALRGVSLTVKRGEVVVMMGPSGSGKSTFLRTLNALESHQRGEIRIEGHRLSHDRRDIATIRQEVGMVFQQFNLFPHLTVLQNLMLAPVQVRRWPVAQAEATARQLLERVRIAEQADKYPGQLSGGQQQRVAIARALAMQPRILLFDEPTSALDPEMVREVLDVMRDLASEGMTMLVATHEVGFAREVADRVILMADGQIVEEAPPDRFFTAPQSDRAKQFLAQIL
- a CDS encoding pentapeptide repeat-containing protein, translated to MTGLWIGLLALAIAPPLRGPEAIQALLTTNQCLGCNFYAADFRFRRLPKAQLAKALLAEADLSFVDLRGADLRGSSLAGADLTGADLTGADLRGANLSRAILTRSRLTGAQLAGANLREAYLLNAIDPDLRQAQFCEATLPNGQFGSFCQLPPPSGR
- a CDS encoding 3'-5' exonuclease, with translation MRSQWRSQDWLAYYRSLATATFTVVDVETTGFHPPQARVIELGILQATLSEGIQSQLAELINPGVPIPEAIARFTGITAEMLATAGPPKSVLPPMLPQLQTGILVAHNLAFDYRFLTAEYQRLGLNFERSPAEQLCTVQMSRQLLADLPSRSLPQLVQHFGFPVGQSHRAAADVEACWRLLALLLQQIQDSDDQEILQRLGQEWLPLPFAAQLLNCSRSQAQKQLETLASVEPRYSSRNSTPLYRRVWVEALLPNT
- a CDS encoding Calvin cycle protein CP12; the protein is MTLTLQDRITEARSEARQTCATFGKDDPQCRVAWDILEELQAEAAHHPEKTLREKAYRNYCDEFPNADECRMYDV